The Micromonospora violae DNA segment TGGTTACCAGGGTGGCGACCGGACTCGCTCCGGGCCGCCGCGTGAGGGTGGCTTCCGCAGCGGCGACCGTGACGGTGGCTTCCGGGGCGGCGACCGGCGTGAAGGCGGTTTCCGTGGTGGCGACCGGGACGGTTCGCGCTCGGGTGCTCCCCGCGAGGGTGGCTTCCGGGGCGGCGACCGCCGCGAGGGCGGTTTCCGTGGTGGCGACCGGGACGGTTCGCGGTCCAGCGCTCCGCGCGAGGGCGGCTTCCGGGGCGGTGACCGCCGTGAGGGTGGCGACCGCCGTGAGGGTGGCTACCGGGGCGGAGAGCGCAGCGGGGGCTTCCGGGCCGACGAGCGGCCGCGTCGCGAGGGGGAGTTCCGTCGCGACGACCGCGCGGGTGGCTCCGAGTCGTTTGAGGGCGGGCGTAGTTCGGCCCCGGCACTACCGGACGACATCGTCGCGACCGACCTCGACAAGGACGTTCGCGCTGAGCTGCTCTCGCTGAACAAGCCGGTCGCCGAGACGGTGGCCCGGCACCTGGTCGCCACCGGACAGCTGATCGACGAGGACCCGGCCGAGGCGTTGGCGCACGCGCTGGCCGCCCGGCGGCTCGCGTCGCGCATCTCCGCTGTCCGTGAGGCGGTCGGCCTGGCCGCGTACCACGCGGGGGAGTGGCAGTCGGCGATCGCCGAGCTGCGCACGTACCACCGGATGAGCGGGTTGCAGAGCCACCTGGCCGTGCTCGCGGACTGCGAGCGGGCCCTCGGCCGGCCGGAGCGGGCCATCGACCTGTTCCGCGGCGCGGACCGGGAGAAGCTCGACCAGGCCGTGGCGATCGAGCTGCTGATCGTCGCCGCCGGCGCGCGGGGTGACCTCGGGCAGAAGGACGCCGCGGTCGCGATGCTCCAGGTCCCGGACCTCACCAGCGAGGCCACCGCGCCGTGGACGGCCCGGCTGCGGTACGCGTACGCCGACGCGCTGCTCGCGGTGGGTCGGCGCGATGAGGCCCGCGAATGGTTCTCCCGCGCTGCCGACGTGGACACCGAGGGC contains these protein-coding regions:
- a CDS encoding tetratricopeptide repeat protein, producing the protein MARHLVATGQLIDEDPAEALAHALAARRLASRISAVREAVGLAAYHAGEWQSAIAELRTYHRMSGLQSHLAVLADCERALGRPERAIDLFRGADREKLDQAVAIELLIVAAGARGDLGQKDAAVAMLQVPDLTSEATAPWTARLRYAYADALLAVGRRDEAREWFSRAADVDTEGETDAAERLLELDGVVIEGDDEDEAAEEVAAGPGAPGAVPARPDADLAGTETDEDADDFDEDDAEDDEDDEDDEDDEDEDEDFDDDEEDAAVGRPGDDEGFDDEDEDRHPSGSGDADADTAGDSGVTSGTTADGDAADADPTAPARDDESGSTQR